The Juglans regia cultivar Chandler chromosome 1, Walnut 2.0, whole genome shotgun sequence nucleotide sequence GAGAAAGGAGAAAGGGGGAGAGGGGTCTTCGGGGGAAGGAGAAACACAGAATGTTCGAGAAAGCAGAGAAGGAGAGAGGGCTGGGGGAAAATGATGCAAAGCCCCTCAAAttagaacggcgtcgttttatttTTCCACGTCAGCAGCCGACTGCAAGCCGTTTACTTACGCGACTGTAAGTAGCGTTTTTGAATAATTAAAGTACGTAACGCTGACAAGAAGATGAAGGGTTATATTATGACCTTTCAAATTTAActcttataataatttatattaatctaatttaaatgataaaaataataatatgctTAACAGGGGAAGAGTTTTGAGTTTCAGAAATGatgtatatatagcatataaaataatattaaattacatgTATGAATAAGCGCATATATATAGAAGCATGGTCTATCTAAGTGGATGTTTGGAATTGCGGTAGGAAATATAACTACTTatagttttatgatttaaaatttatagattaagcaataagttctattattaaaaatttatttactgtttgataattttatatttaaagaactTTCAAACTGCATGTTATTTGTTTggacacaaattaaaaaattattttatgaactGAAAATAACaatcatttgaatttttaaaaattatgaccatatttttaaaagtttgaaagttataattatcttaaagttgtattgatatttttgttcattgacagtatttttaaaatctctatATGCTTGATTATTCGGAAAAACACGTTTGAAgactttataaaaaagtaatttttcatctcaaataagctaaaacatattttaaaagctCTTCCCCGGttaagcatattattttttaatatgtaacatctaaacaacttaatttttctattttagagcttttaaaattatttaaacatgaCTGTCTAAAATTTCTAACGCAGCCCGTAACAGCCCCTAAATCTAAATATTACTTGCGCACGGTACTATCGACTAAGGCATCAAGAACACAAAATGGAGTGGGGAAACTATGGGAACAATAATATCACAtagtcagaaaaaaaaaaaaatgacatcaaATCTGCCTAgcaagcaggaaaaaaaaaagaaagaaagaaagaaagaaagaaaaacaaacaaacaaagaaattatagtAATCTTATTACCAGAAAAGCATTATTTCTTGGGCGGCtttaagaaaagtaaaataGTACTACGTGGGAATTAGTAAGAACggaatatatacatgatatcaACTATATATTTTCATCCATCCGTAGAGCGCCTTGATTGTCTAAGTTGACAATCTAGTCTATAAAGGAGGGCGAaggtttatttttcttgatgcATTATTAGTTCTGTTTACAGGATATATATTCAtggtatatatacatatatatattcgtatccagaagatatatatatatatatatagtcttccCTGGTTGCTGTCAAATGTTTTTTTCCTCGCAttaatttgtttgaaagtttctaGTTTGACTTTTTCCGTATGCTAGAGTGTAAGTTGGCCGATCTAAGTCAAAATGTAATGCCCACTGAAGTGGACTTTATAGTTCTTATTGTAGGAagatctttttaatttcaaagtgCCATTGCCACGTGCCTTTTAACCTTAATTAATTCCGAGTTTAGCCTTTTATAAGATATTAGAtaacttttgttttattaattaggTCATGAATTATCAGCAAATGGAAGACTTCTTCAATGACTCTTTTGGCCTTGTACTGATCTCATAATCAAAGTCCCTTCCTGAGACTTGACTAATACAACCTCCCTGATCCAGATGTTATGATTCTACCCATTATAAGAAGCTTCTTAGTCGATCAAGTCTTTGTTCAAGTATAGCTAATGttccacagagagagagagagagagagcgctagagagagaaagagaagatggAAGTAGCAAAGGTGATCAGCTCTGCATACGACTTTAAAAATAAGGGCAACGATAAAGAAATTATGCTTCCAGGTTTTCGATTTCATCCAACCGATGAAGAGCTTGTTGGGTTTTATTTGCTGAGAAAGGTGGAGAAGAAACCAATCAGTATTGAACTAATCAAACAAATTGACATATACAAATATGATCCATGGGATCTTGCAAGTAAGTACTTCTGCTTTCAGTaatttgttctatatatatatatatatatatatatatgtatatccaGTACCATGAAAGAAACCTTCGTAAAACCAGtactacatataaattttagacCACAAGAATGATCAGTGGTAGAGATCAAGGCTCATGATCAGAAgtcttaattaatattaacaGTCGTTGCTCGATCATAGATGAGATATGTAGTTGGATCTGATTAAAGATTAATTCATAGGTTTGAAGCCTTCCTCTCAAGTTACACATGCATTATTGAATTCGAAGGCCTCGAATTAATTGTAACCTTTGCagcttcttatatatatatatatatatatatatatatatatagacgtgACTTGGGCTATACTTGCAATATCATTATAAGACATAAGCAGCTTCCAATTTCACAATCTCCACCAGATCAATGACATGACTTTCAAAAATCAATGGAAAGCAAGTGGCTAGCTAGGGCCACATGCAGTATTCCTCGTAAGATGGTCTTCAACGCATATTAGCTAGTTTTGagatgacaaaaagaaaaaaagaacaattcTAATCGTATTTTTCTAGATAATTGAAAGAGGTGccataaaatttcatcttcttGCCATCCAAACAGGAGTTATGATGTTCACATGCAGTACTGGGGTTAAGGGGGAAACCGAAAGAGATTGTTACTGTAAACCTTTTCTTGATGGGGAATTCAAATTAGGTGCGTTGAAAAAGTCCGGTCCTTTGAAATGGACATAAGCGTTTGGTCTAACCAACCTCATTGTATTCAATTTCTAAATTCAGTTACATCAGCTTGCAACCATAAGTATACTAATTACCTCAAAAGTGTTGAGAAACCGTTTGTCTTGCTTCCTATTTATATGATCTGTGTGTGTATACGATTTGTTCTGATTTATGTCCATCTGTtaacaatgaagaagaagacattacAAACGCTGGGGACAAGGAGTGGTATTTCTTCTGCATAAGAGGGAGGAAATATAGAAACAGCATCAGACCTAACAGAGTCACAGGGTCTGGATTCTGGAAAGCCACAGGCATTGATAAGCCCATATATTCAGTCCACGAACCTCGTGAATGCATTGGCCTCAAGAAGTCCTTAGTCTACTATCGTGGAAGTGCTGGTAAAGGTACTAAAACTGATTGGATGATGCACGAGTTTCGCCTTCCAACAAACGGTACTACTAAAAGTAGCAACCAGCTCAGGAATGCCAGCAATAATATTGCTCAAGAAGCCGTAAGATTATTCTCATTAATCTAGCTTTTtccttaattaaatattactttcctTAATCATCTACACACGTTGCATGCAtctaaggcctggtttggatagtgatttaaaaaaattaaattgtttattatattttatgtgagaatttgaaaaagttgtaataatgaaataagacgagataaaattatttctgtatccaaacggggcttATAAAGTACACACACATGTACCCTTTCTTAACTTACAAGAAACCGATGTTAAAGTATAGGCGGGGAATACCTGCAGAACTTGTATTAAACTCTTTTTGAACTTCCAAAAGGGTATCCCTTAATCACTAGAACTTCTCCACGGAAATATATGAGAGGAAAGATTTTCATCTTGACAATTAGCTAGGAGCCTATCTCAGTAAAACCGAAATTAAGAAGAGATCGGCCATTAGAGTTTTTATTCGAATTTTAAAGGTTAGAGTGGAAGCCATGTATactagttaattatatatattaacttgaataagattttttggAACGTTCTGCGCATAATTTTTGCTTCATTACTTTTAAATGTTCtacaatgttatttatttttgccACATGGACTAGTCTCTTTGTGATAGATGGTACGTCCCATGCATGAATCATGATCAGCTCTTTTAATATAATAGGTAGaagttaatttataagattgatGACTTTTGGAACTACTTATTGCATGTATGTGATAATCCAATTCAAATCTTGTTTGCTTAGTCCAAAACTGTATTCTTACATACATATACTATTTGGTTGAATGCCaagtaagaaaattaattaagaacttTAATTAATTCGAAAATACTTCGATGATATCATTCAGTTTCAAATCAATTAATGCCATAATAAGCTAACTTAGTCATTCTAATGGCCGGTTTGCAGGAAGTTTGGACACTTTGCCGAATATTCAAACGTGTCGCATCTTATAAAAAGTATCCAACCAATTGGAAATTAGAAACCTCGAGCAAACAAAATCAGACAGATTCATGTTCCAAACCATGTAGTTTGGAGTCTGACAATGACAACAAGGAGCTATACATTAGTTTTGAAGACTCGGTCCTTCAACAAAGTGACGAAAGAAAACCGCTAATCCAACAGTTTGATGAAAGAAACCACCATTGTTTTGCGGGACAGTACATGAACTCTGCGACCACCCAATTTCCATTTCCATCATCCTACTCAAGTTTTAGGTACCCAAGCGCAGAtgattatttcttttcaaacggAAGCTGGGATGAGCTAGGACCAGTGGTTCAGCTAGCCAATGATCCATCACAAGTTTATATATGACTGTAGATATTAGATAGATGTTCAGAGAGCTGTGACTTGTTCATTTgtactttttctttaatttggcTCTTGGGTTAACTGtagttcatataaatatttgtttagcGATCGCCAGTGACAGACagtttttttaaagagaaatactGCATGTTCATCATGATGCTAAGCTTTTAGTCGTTATCCATTTATAATCTCTTGATGTAGtataaaatatttggaaaattgTTTGTTATCTCATCTTTATCCAACAATTATTTCATGCTACATCAAGagatgataaaatgataatgattataaagatgatcaataatatttttccttttaactaTAATGTTCAGAACATAATTAAGTATACTTTGGAGATTTCTCATAATTAggttattaatatttctcatatacaaattatataaaggatttctatttttaatgatgtagggttggtttggatacaaaaaatatttcatctcatcattacaactttttcaaatttttacaaaatataataaacaatttaacatttttaaatcccaaaacaataataatattaaaaataatattttaataatattttatttaatttttaacttttatatcaactaatctcatttcaacttactatccaaacagcaCTTTATTTGCATAGCGTTCTATTTtgttatattcttttataatgGAAAAACACCTATAGCCTAAGTGTCAACAAAGCTCTAGAAGAATTTGGATTTGCGGATAGCTTCGTGTAAATATTGAAGAAGATAACAGAAAATATAGAGTTCAAGAAGACTAAGAGCATCACTCAAGAATATGTTGTTGAATATGTTCGTGGATATTACAAGAATTATGGTGTGAGTTACGAGTAATTAATAGGTACTTTCGAAATATGGACATGTgataattttatcatatcacaggtaggggtgtaaattcaaatcgaaaaatcgaaaaactggTCTGGACCAaatcgaaccggaccggttttgaaccggtttttaaaatgtaaaaatcggCCAGTTCCGAGATTTTTTGGCCtagaccgaaccagaccggaccagttgattaaaaaaaataaaaaataatattttta carries:
- the LOC109021728 gene encoding transcription factor JUNGBRUNNEN 1-like, translating into MEVAKVISSAYDFKNKGNDKEIMLPGFRFHPTDEELVGFYLLRKVEKKPISIELIKQIDIYKYDPWDLAKEDITNAGDKEWYFFCIRGRKYRNSIRPNRVTGSGFWKATGIDKPIYSVHEPRECIGLKKSLVYYRGSAGKGTKTDWMMHEFRLPTNGTTKSSNQLRNASNNIAQEAEVWTLCRIFKRVASYKKYPTNWKLETSSKQNQTDSCSKPCSLESDNDNKELYISFEDSVLQQSDERKPLIQQFDERNHHCFAGQYMNSATTQFPFPSSYSSFRYPSADDYFFSNGSWDELGPVVQLANDPSQVYI